A DNA window from Anastrepha ludens isolate Willacy chromosome 6, idAnaLude1.1, whole genome shotgun sequence contains the following coding sequences:
- the LOC128868419 gene encoding uncharacterized protein LOC128868419 isoform X1, translating to MPDVAKFSVSKEQHQHQHQHQHQHQHRQYHSVSSNSKSLNMSLLPKFDLALSRKSTTFLLVLFGIGCLGYIQAERDFNFNDSQVPLLEPRDDPAHTHYSYDPYSVEVSSCRSANSEVVLSLVLKNYDWTDLSDNKKDKVLEKLSKFFAIPKEFIVMESVTKRELSEMQNESIRRGHNKCHNNYNRPLGRVSFVLGCGSTYFTMSEPINKQIGAQMKDGSIDNITGEKFGWWVIWRKHYKTRVQRNRRQTEGSGADEVDDDYDYGYDDDDEDVVENVTEVPAVTTHAHRHHHGVGQSNLEDNKLDMASVSESSISSSQVADPEIDAEVDGEEGVAAVAAASSNAKHFTSNSDSNFLLPNKGSNIDEEIVESVSQLESVITKTIENTKNIKELPVIKKEVGEDVPVAVEVGKELDVSNALEELGQSNNLDINVNLKEAQPGTSSANHEFVTSSIAQMPLHLRNENKIDKDNFTFGAAANVSAEADAKVGSPLGASIRKNFNEIKDLRLDDGNSNKSALDPTNASVLNEVEVIESISPSGVDVGTLSSVAITLESFAPSTTTTMNPIVLEMAKAETTSLLPPALHTLSINVVNTASTTLAPVQSANAVATSLSALPSSSVSYPSSPSSSFSVSSSTVSTTPSFSSSFAPPSISSTTSASLTTTTPSITSPQFTKQDQTLQEEHRQQTLYQSTKSFENFELPSLTPISVENSEGSTKSVSEAAPNDVSMFTTQRLPTSDTTTTHSVQSEKDVTPSEPSSTSTFMTSSVNKDVKKDDNETSTMTTGQDSSQTASTTPAASSPTTLLTSPTISPVTVSSDTVSPAVSSTDYAEPKMENSPPMIRTRLQKFGVTSGKAFSYSVPQDTFYDTEDLTNLRLDLTDKDGRELKASSWLQFNPETHVLYGLPLDDSVSKWQYRLSATDSGNDSVTETLEISVQQHRGVRTVNHEISITVKMNEKNMHNIDWQLKLMRDVASTLGDENTNWIVVREIRPMPQDPNTATFVYFNETFPTSECPETELNKLVKRLDASRLSDLVYPTLSVKSITGQLIGACQKSHIIKPKPTTHIATNVPPLPRNQVDRVNATVGHLLVFKVPSDTFYDPNDNEHLTLTLKTKDHKELSPRHWLQFDSKNQEFYGIPRSGDAGSEEYLLVAQDAGGLSATDALVVVVNHAPKREFSIYFKAYLAIRHEQFNADLQRKFVERISQLFGDSTTQYVQIRSVTPHLDSDSTIVSFYNTSLYKSHNRCPEEEIEAVRSVYLVKDHMVRDHVKKVLGPELNLTNMQALPLGLCHPQTDDIHRGHVPMKPDQPTLKSSFSEEYMYTIILPAVIIISMIIIALLIACCLHRRRRKSGKMELGDEEERRSFRKKNIPVIFQDELDEKPEIGNKSPIILKDEKPPLLPPSYNTSNMNGDNDVDEYVPPPAVVVGGREARGKSPATPSYRKPPPYVSP from the exons GTTCCGCTGCTTGAACCGCGAGATGACCCTGCTCACACTCATTACAGCTATGACCCATATTCGGTGGAAGTGTCGAGCTGCCGCTCGGCAAACAGTGAAGTTGTGCTCTCTttagtgctgaaaaattacgaTTGGACTGATTTGAGTGACAATAAAAAggataaagtacttgaaaaattATCCAAGTTCTTTGCCATACCGAAG GAATTTATCGTTATGGAATCTGTAACAAAACGTGAACTCAGTGAAATGCAGAATGAATCAATACGAAGAGGTCATAATAAGTGCCATAATAATTATAATCGTCCTTTGGGAAGAGTTAGCTTTGTG CTTGGCTGTGGGTCTACATATTTCACAATGAGTGAAcctataaacaaacaaataggtGCTCAAATGAAAGATGGTTCTATTGATAATATAACTGGTGAAAAGTTCGGCTGGTGGGTTATTTGGCGCAAGCACTACAAAACGAG AGTGCAACGCAATCGGCGCCAAACCGAGGGTTCGGGTGCAGACGAGGTCGATGATGATTATGACTATGGATACGATGATGACGACGAGGACgttgt GGAAAACGTAACGGAAGTACCAGCTGTCACCACACATGCGCATCGTCACCATCATGGCGTGGGACAG TCAAATCTCGAGGATAATAAGTTGGACATGGCATCGGTGTCAGAATCATCGATATCAAGTAGCCAAGTCGCCGATCCGGAGATCGATGCCGAAGTCGATGGCGAGGAAGGAGTTGCCGCTGTGGCAGCTGCGTCGTCCAATGCCAAGCACTTTACTTCAAACAGCGACTCGAACTTCTTGCTACCGAATAAAGGAAGTAATATAGACGAAGAAATAGTTGAGAGTGTCTCACAGCTGGAATCAGTTATAACTAAAACCATTGAAAATACGAAGAATATCAAAGAACTCCCTGTTATAAAGAAGGAAGTTGGCGAAGATGTTCCTGTCGCTGTGGAAGTTGGAAAGGAATTGGATGTTTCGAATGCACTtgaagagctcggccaatctAATAATTTAGATATTAATGTGAATTTAAAAGAGGCACAGCCAGGAACCTCAAGTGCTAATCATGAATTTGTAACAAGCAGCATAGCACAAATGCCATTACATCTtcgcaatgaaaataaaattgacaaagacaatTTTACATTTGGAGCCGCTGCTAACGTTTCTGCTGAAGCCGATGCTAAAGTAGGTTCACCATTGGGTGCctccattagaaaaaacttcaatGAAATTAAGGATTTACGCTTGGATGATGGCAATTCAAATAAATCGGCACTGGATCCCACTAACGCATCGGTTCTAAACGAGGTGGAAGTAATTGAATCAATTTCACCATCTGGTGTAGATGTGGGCACCTTGTCATCGGTAGCTATTACTTTAGAATCGTTTGCACCCAGCACTACCACCACAATGAATCCTATTGTTCTTGAAATGGCAAAAGCCGAGACGACttctttgctaccaccagctttACACACGCTTTCAATAAATGTTGTCAACACAGCTTCAACAACACTTGCACCCGTCCAATCAGCCAATGCTGTTGCGACTTCATTATCCGCATTACCGTCATCATCCGTTTCTTATCCTTCCTCGCCTTCATCATCATTCTCGGTATCCTCCTCTACCGTGTCAACTACGCCATCGTTCTCTTCGTCATTCGCGCCCCCCTCCATATCATCAACAACCTCAGCTTCATTAACGACAACGACACCATCCATCACCTCACCACAGTTTACGAAG CAAGATCAAACGCTACAAGAAGAACATCGCCAGCAAACACTTTATCAATCGACGAAAtcgtttgaaaatttcgaattgccCTCGTTGACGCCTATAAGTGTGGAAAACTCGGAAGGTAGCACTAAAAGTGTTTCCGAGGCTGCACCAAATGATGTATCTATGTTCACCACACAGAGGCTGCCAACTTCAGATACAACAACCACCCATAGCGTACAGAGTGAAAAAGATGTCACACCCTCTGAGCCATCGTCAACATCAACTTTCATGACTTCGTCAGTGAACAAAGATGTTAAAAAG GATGATAATGAGACGAGCACGATGACTACTGGGCAAGACTCCAGTCAGACG gcGTCCACTACACCTGCTGCTTCCTCTCCCACCACTTTGCTAACTTCGCCAACAATCTCACCTGTAACAGTAAGCAGTGACACCGTTTCTCCCGCAGTCAGCTCCACCGATTATGCAGAACCTAAAATGGAAAATTCGCCGCCGATGATTCGCACTCGCTTGCAGAAGTTCGGTGTGACATCAGGCAAAGCGTTTTCATATTCAGTGCCACAGGACACCTTCTACGATACAGAGGATTTAACAAATCTACGCTTAGATTTGACGGACAAGGATGGACGAGAATTGAAGGCGTCGTCGTGGCTACAGTTTAATCCCGAAACGCATGTGCTTTATGGACT ACCATTGGACGACTCTGTATCCAAATGGCAATATAGGCTATCCGCAACGGATTCTGGCAACGATTCGGTCACGGAGACACTTGAGATCTCTGTCCAGCAGCATCGCGGTGTGCGCACTGTCAACCACGAGATAAGCATTACTGTGAAGATGAATGAGAAAAATATGCACAACATTGATTGGCAGCTAAAATTAATGCGCG ACGTGGCCTCAACATTGGGCGATGAAAACACTAACTGGATTGTTGTGCGGGAGATTCGTCCAATGCCGCAGGATCCGAATACGGCCACTTTTGTGTATTTTAACGAAACTTTCCCGACCAGCGAGTGCCCAGAAACAGAACTCAATAAGCTGGTGAAGCGCTTAGATGCTAGTCGTCTAAGTGATTTGGTTTATCCCACACTGAGTGTCAAGTCCATAACTGGACAGCTGATTGGTGCTTGCCAAAAGTCTCATATTATTAAGCCGAAACCCACGACTCATATAGCGACAAATGTACCGCCACTGCCCCGAAATCAAGTGGATCGAGTAAATGCTACTGTTGGCCATTTACTTGTTTTCAAAGTTCCGAGCGATACATTCTACGACCCGAACGATAATGAGCATCTGACGTTGACACTGAAAACAAAGGATCACAAGGAACTAAGTCCGCGACATTGGTTGCAGTTCGATTCGAAGAATCAAGAGTTCTATGGCATACCAAGAAGTGGTGATGCTGGTTCAGAGGAATACTTGTTGGTCGCCCAAGATGCTGGTGGGCTAAGCGCAACGGATGCGCTAGTCGTGGTAGTAAACCATGCACCCAAAAGAGAATTCAGCATCTACTTCAAAGCGTACCTGGCCATCCGGCATGAGCAGTTCAATGCTGATCTTCAGCGGAAATTTGTGGAGCGCATTTCTCAGTTGTTTGGTGATTCAACTACACAATATGTCCAAATACGATCGGTGACACCACACCTTGACTCAGATAGCACCATTGTTAGCTTCTACAACACGAGTTTGTACAAATCCCACAATCGTTGCCCTGAGGAGGAAATTGAAGCAGTTCGCAGTGTATATTTGGTCAAGGATCACATGGTTCGTGATCATGTCAAGAAGGTTCTTGGACCCGAATTAAATCTCACCAATATGCAAGCGTTACCATTAGGCTTATGTCACC CTCAAACTGACGATATACATCGCGGCCATGTACCTATGAAGCCCGATCAGCCAACTCTGAAATCCAGCTTCAGTGAAGAGTATATGTACACGATCATACTTCCGGCTGTGATTATAATTAGTATGATTATAATCGCTTTGCTTATTGCGTGTTGTCTGCATCGCCGCCGTCGTAAGAGTGGCAAAATGGAGCTGG GAGATGAGGAGGAGCGCAGATCCTTCCGTAAGAAAAATATTCCTGTTATTTTCCAAGATGAGTTGGACGAAAAACCTGAAATTGGCAACAAGAGCCCAATCATACTTAAGGACGAGAAGCCACCATTGTTGCCACCATCCTACAACACCTCCAATATGAATG GCGATAACGATGTAGATGAATATGTGCCACCGCCAGCTGTTGTAGTCGGAGGTCGCGAAGCGCGAGGGAAATCACCAGCTACGCCATCCTACCGGAAACCACCACCATATGTTTcgccataa
- the LOC128868419 gene encoding dystroglycan 1 isoform X3 has protein sequence MPDVAKFSVSKEQHQHQHQHQHQHQHRQYHSVSSNSKSLNMSLLPKFDLALSRKSTTFLLVLFGIGCLGYIQAERDFNFNDSQVPLLEPRDDPAHTHYSYDPYSVEVSSCRSANSEVVLSLVLKNYDWTDLSDNKKDKVLEKLSKFFAIPKEFIVMESVTKRELSEMQNESIRRGHNKCHNNYNRPLGRVSFVLGCGSTYFTMSEPINKQIGAQMKDGSIDNITGEKFGWWVIWRKHYKTRVQRNRRQTEGSGADEVDDDYDYGYDDDDEDVVENVTEVPAVTTHAHRHHHGVGQQDQTLQEEHRQQTLYQSTKSFENFELPSLTPISVENSEGSTKSVSEAAPNDVSMFTTQRLPTSDTTTTHSVQSEKDVTPSEPSSTSTFMTSSVNKDVKKDDNETSTMTTGQDSSQTASTTPAASSPTTLLTSPTISPVTVSSDTVSPAVSSTDYAEPKMENSPPMIRTRLQKFGVTSGKAFSYSVPQDTFYDTEDLTNLRLDLTDKDGRELKASSWLQFNPETHVLYGLPLDDSVSKWQYRLSATDSGNDSVTETLEISVQQHRGVRTVNHEISITVKMNEKNMHNIDWQLKLMRDVASTLGDENTNWIVVREIRPMPQDPNTATFVYFNETFPTSECPETELNKLVKRLDASRLSDLVYPTLSVKSITGQLIGACQKSHIIKPKPTTHIATNVPPLPRNQVDRVNATVGHLLVFKVPSDTFYDPNDNEHLTLTLKTKDHKELSPRHWLQFDSKNQEFYGIPRSGDAGSEEYLLVAQDAGGLSATDALVVVVNHAPKREFSIYFKAYLAIRHEQFNADLQRKFVERISQLFGDSTTQYVQIRSVTPHLDSDSTIVSFYNTSLYKSHNRCPEEEIEAVRSVYLVKDHMVRDHVKKVLGPELNLTNMQALPLGLCHPQTDDIHRGHVPMKPDQPTLKSSFSEEYMYTIILPAVIIISMIIIALLIACCLHRRRRKSGKMELGDEEERRSFRKKNIPVIFQDELDEKPEIGNKSPIILKDEKPPLLPPSYNTSNMNGDNDVDEYVPPPAVVVGGREARGKSPATPSYRKPPPYVSP, from the exons GTTCCGCTGCTTGAACCGCGAGATGACCCTGCTCACACTCATTACAGCTATGACCCATATTCGGTGGAAGTGTCGAGCTGCCGCTCGGCAAACAGTGAAGTTGTGCTCTCTttagtgctgaaaaattacgaTTGGACTGATTTGAGTGACAATAAAAAggataaagtacttgaaaaattATCCAAGTTCTTTGCCATACCGAAG GAATTTATCGTTATGGAATCTGTAACAAAACGTGAACTCAGTGAAATGCAGAATGAATCAATACGAAGAGGTCATAATAAGTGCCATAATAATTATAATCGTCCTTTGGGAAGAGTTAGCTTTGTG CTTGGCTGTGGGTCTACATATTTCACAATGAGTGAAcctataaacaaacaaataggtGCTCAAATGAAAGATGGTTCTATTGATAATATAACTGGTGAAAAGTTCGGCTGGTGGGTTATTTGGCGCAAGCACTACAAAACGAG AGTGCAACGCAATCGGCGCCAAACCGAGGGTTCGGGTGCAGACGAGGTCGATGATGATTATGACTATGGATACGATGATGACGACGAGGACgttgt GGAAAACGTAACGGAAGTACCAGCTGTCACCACACATGCGCATCGTCACCATCATGGCGTGGGACAG CAAGATCAAACGCTACAAGAAGAACATCGCCAGCAAACACTTTATCAATCGACGAAAtcgtttgaaaatttcgaattgccCTCGTTGACGCCTATAAGTGTGGAAAACTCGGAAGGTAGCACTAAAAGTGTTTCCGAGGCTGCACCAAATGATGTATCTATGTTCACCACACAGAGGCTGCCAACTTCAGATACAACAACCACCCATAGCGTACAGAGTGAAAAAGATGTCACACCCTCTGAGCCATCGTCAACATCAACTTTCATGACTTCGTCAGTGAACAAAGATGTTAAAAAG GATGATAATGAGACGAGCACGATGACTACTGGGCAAGACTCCAGTCAGACG gcGTCCACTACACCTGCTGCTTCCTCTCCCACCACTTTGCTAACTTCGCCAACAATCTCACCTGTAACAGTAAGCAGTGACACCGTTTCTCCCGCAGTCAGCTCCACCGATTATGCAGAACCTAAAATGGAAAATTCGCCGCCGATGATTCGCACTCGCTTGCAGAAGTTCGGTGTGACATCAGGCAAAGCGTTTTCATATTCAGTGCCACAGGACACCTTCTACGATACAGAGGATTTAACAAATCTACGCTTAGATTTGACGGACAAGGATGGACGAGAATTGAAGGCGTCGTCGTGGCTACAGTTTAATCCCGAAACGCATGTGCTTTATGGACT ACCATTGGACGACTCTGTATCCAAATGGCAATATAGGCTATCCGCAACGGATTCTGGCAACGATTCGGTCACGGAGACACTTGAGATCTCTGTCCAGCAGCATCGCGGTGTGCGCACTGTCAACCACGAGATAAGCATTACTGTGAAGATGAATGAGAAAAATATGCACAACATTGATTGGCAGCTAAAATTAATGCGCG ACGTGGCCTCAACATTGGGCGATGAAAACACTAACTGGATTGTTGTGCGGGAGATTCGTCCAATGCCGCAGGATCCGAATACGGCCACTTTTGTGTATTTTAACGAAACTTTCCCGACCAGCGAGTGCCCAGAAACAGAACTCAATAAGCTGGTGAAGCGCTTAGATGCTAGTCGTCTAAGTGATTTGGTTTATCCCACACTGAGTGTCAAGTCCATAACTGGACAGCTGATTGGTGCTTGCCAAAAGTCTCATATTATTAAGCCGAAACCCACGACTCATATAGCGACAAATGTACCGCCACTGCCCCGAAATCAAGTGGATCGAGTAAATGCTACTGTTGGCCATTTACTTGTTTTCAAAGTTCCGAGCGATACATTCTACGACCCGAACGATAATGAGCATCTGACGTTGACACTGAAAACAAAGGATCACAAGGAACTAAGTCCGCGACATTGGTTGCAGTTCGATTCGAAGAATCAAGAGTTCTATGGCATACCAAGAAGTGGTGATGCTGGTTCAGAGGAATACTTGTTGGTCGCCCAAGATGCTGGTGGGCTAAGCGCAACGGATGCGCTAGTCGTGGTAGTAAACCATGCACCCAAAAGAGAATTCAGCATCTACTTCAAAGCGTACCTGGCCATCCGGCATGAGCAGTTCAATGCTGATCTTCAGCGGAAATTTGTGGAGCGCATTTCTCAGTTGTTTGGTGATTCAACTACACAATATGTCCAAATACGATCGGTGACACCACACCTTGACTCAGATAGCACCATTGTTAGCTTCTACAACACGAGTTTGTACAAATCCCACAATCGTTGCCCTGAGGAGGAAATTGAAGCAGTTCGCAGTGTATATTTGGTCAAGGATCACATGGTTCGTGATCATGTCAAGAAGGTTCTTGGACCCGAATTAAATCTCACCAATATGCAAGCGTTACCATTAGGCTTATGTCACC CTCAAACTGACGATATACATCGCGGCCATGTACCTATGAAGCCCGATCAGCCAACTCTGAAATCCAGCTTCAGTGAAGAGTATATGTACACGATCATACTTCCGGCTGTGATTATAATTAGTATGATTATAATCGCTTTGCTTATTGCGTGTTGTCTGCATCGCCGCCGTCGTAAGAGTGGCAAAATGGAGCTGG GAGATGAGGAGGAGCGCAGATCCTTCCGTAAGAAAAATATTCCTGTTATTTTCCAAGATGAGTTGGACGAAAAACCTGAAATTGGCAACAAGAGCCCAATCATACTTAAGGACGAGAAGCCACCATTGTTGCCACCATCCTACAACACCTCCAATATGAATG GCGATAACGATGTAGATGAATATGTGCCACCGCCAGCTGTTGTAGTCGGAGGTCGCGAAGCGCGAGGGAAATCACCAGCTACGCCATCCTACCGGAAACCACCACCATATGTTTcgccataa
- the LOC128868419 gene encoding uncharacterized protein LOC128868419 isoform X2, producing MPDVAKFSVSKEQHQHQHQHQHQHQHRQYHSVSSNSKSLNMSLLPKFDLALSRKSTTFLLVLFGIGCLGYIQAERDFNFNDSQVPLLEPRDDPAHTHYSYDPYSVEVSSCRSANSEVVLSLVLKNYDWTDLSDNKKDKVLEKLSKFFAIPKEFIVMESVTKRELSEMQNESIRRGHNKCHNNYNRPLGRVSFVLGCGSTYFTMSEPINKQIGAQMKDGSIDNITGEKFGWWVIWRKHYKTRVQRNRRQTEGSGADEVDDDYDYGYDDDDEDVVENVTEVPAVTTHAHRHHHGVGQSNLEDNKLDMASVSESSISSSQVADPEIDAEVDGEEGVAAVAAASSNAKHFTSNSDSNFLLPNKGSNIDEEIVESVSQLESVITKTIENTKNIKELPVIKKEVGEDVPVAVEVGKELDVSNALEELGQSNNLDINVNLKEAQPGTSSANHEFVTSSIAQMPLHLRNENKIDKDNFTFGAAANVSAEADAKVGSPLGASIRKNFNEIKDLRLDDGNSNKSALDPTNASVLNEVEVIESISPSGVDVGTLSSVAITLESFAPSTTTTMNPIVLEMAKAETTSLLPPALHTLSINVVNTASTTLAPVQSANAVATSLSALPSSSVSYPSSPSSSFSVSSSTVSTTPSFSSSFAPPSISSTTSASLTTTTPSITSPQFTKDDNETSTMTTGQDSSQTASTTPAASSPTTLLTSPTISPVTVSSDTVSPAVSSTDYAEPKMENSPPMIRTRLQKFGVTSGKAFSYSVPQDTFYDTEDLTNLRLDLTDKDGRELKASSWLQFNPETHVLYGLPLDDSVSKWQYRLSATDSGNDSVTETLEISVQQHRGVRTVNHEISITVKMNEKNMHNIDWQLKLMRDVASTLGDENTNWIVVREIRPMPQDPNTATFVYFNETFPTSECPETELNKLVKRLDASRLSDLVYPTLSVKSITGQLIGACQKSHIIKPKPTTHIATNVPPLPRNQVDRVNATVGHLLVFKVPSDTFYDPNDNEHLTLTLKTKDHKELSPRHWLQFDSKNQEFYGIPRSGDAGSEEYLLVAQDAGGLSATDALVVVVNHAPKREFSIYFKAYLAIRHEQFNADLQRKFVERISQLFGDSTTQYVQIRSVTPHLDSDSTIVSFYNTSLYKSHNRCPEEEIEAVRSVYLVKDHMVRDHVKKVLGPELNLTNMQALPLGLCHPQTDDIHRGHVPMKPDQPTLKSSFSEEYMYTIILPAVIIISMIIIALLIACCLHRRRRKSGKMELGDEEERRSFRKKNIPVIFQDELDEKPEIGNKSPIILKDEKPPLLPPSYNTSNMNGDNDVDEYVPPPAVVVGGREARGKSPATPSYRKPPPYVSP from the exons GTTCCGCTGCTTGAACCGCGAGATGACCCTGCTCACACTCATTACAGCTATGACCCATATTCGGTGGAAGTGTCGAGCTGCCGCTCGGCAAACAGTGAAGTTGTGCTCTCTttagtgctgaaaaattacgaTTGGACTGATTTGAGTGACAATAAAAAggataaagtacttgaaaaattATCCAAGTTCTTTGCCATACCGAAG GAATTTATCGTTATGGAATCTGTAACAAAACGTGAACTCAGTGAAATGCAGAATGAATCAATACGAAGAGGTCATAATAAGTGCCATAATAATTATAATCGTCCTTTGGGAAGAGTTAGCTTTGTG CTTGGCTGTGGGTCTACATATTTCACAATGAGTGAAcctataaacaaacaaataggtGCTCAAATGAAAGATGGTTCTATTGATAATATAACTGGTGAAAAGTTCGGCTGGTGGGTTATTTGGCGCAAGCACTACAAAACGAG AGTGCAACGCAATCGGCGCCAAACCGAGGGTTCGGGTGCAGACGAGGTCGATGATGATTATGACTATGGATACGATGATGACGACGAGGACgttgt GGAAAACGTAACGGAAGTACCAGCTGTCACCACACATGCGCATCGTCACCATCATGGCGTGGGACAG TCAAATCTCGAGGATAATAAGTTGGACATGGCATCGGTGTCAGAATCATCGATATCAAGTAGCCAAGTCGCCGATCCGGAGATCGATGCCGAAGTCGATGGCGAGGAAGGAGTTGCCGCTGTGGCAGCTGCGTCGTCCAATGCCAAGCACTTTACTTCAAACAGCGACTCGAACTTCTTGCTACCGAATAAAGGAAGTAATATAGACGAAGAAATAGTTGAGAGTGTCTCACAGCTGGAATCAGTTATAACTAAAACCATTGAAAATACGAAGAATATCAAAGAACTCCCTGTTATAAAGAAGGAAGTTGGCGAAGATGTTCCTGTCGCTGTGGAAGTTGGAAAGGAATTGGATGTTTCGAATGCACTtgaagagctcggccaatctAATAATTTAGATATTAATGTGAATTTAAAAGAGGCACAGCCAGGAACCTCAAGTGCTAATCATGAATTTGTAACAAGCAGCATAGCACAAATGCCATTACATCTtcgcaatgaaaataaaattgacaaagacaatTTTACATTTGGAGCCGCTGCTAACGTTTCTGCTGAAGCCGATGCTAAAGTAGGTTCACCATTGGGTGCctccattagaaaaaacttcaatGAAATTAAGGATTTACGCTTGGATGATGGCAATTCAAATAAATCGGCACTGGATCCCACTAACGCATCGGTTCTAAACGAGGTGGAAGTAATTGAATCAATTTCACCATCTGGTGTAGATGTGGGCACCTTGTCATCGGTAGCTATTACTTTAGAATCGTTTGCACCCAGCACTACCACCACAATGAATCCTATTGTTCTTGAAATGGCAAAAGCCGAGACGACttctttgctaccaccagctttACACACGCTTTCAATAAATGTTGTCAACACAGCTTCAACAACACTTGCACCCGTCCAATCAGCCAATGCTGTTGCGACTTCATTATCCGCATTACCGTCATCATCCGTTTCTTATCCTTCCTCGCCTTCATCATCATTCTCGGTATCCTCCTCTACCGTGTCAACTACGCCATCGTTCTCTTCGTCATTCGCGCCCCCCTCCATATCATCAACAACCTCAGCTTCATTAACGACAACGACACCATCCATCACCTCACCACAGTTTACGAAG GATGATAATGAGACGAGCACGATGACTACTGGGCAAGACTCCAGTCAGACG gcGTCCACTACACCTGCTGCTTCCTCTCCCACCACTTTGCTAACTTCGCCAACAATCTCACCTGTAACAGTAAGCAGTGACACCGTTTCTCCCGCAGTCAGCTCCACCGATTATGCAGAACCTAAAATGGAAAATTCGCCGCCGATGATTCGCACTCGCTTGCAGAAGTTCGGTGTGACATCAGGCAAAGCGTTTTCATATTCAGTGCCACAGGACACCTTCTACGATACAGAGGATTTAACAAATCTACGCTTAGATTTGACGGACAAGGATGGACGAGAATTGAAGGCGTCGTCGTGGCTACAGTTTAATCCCGAAACGCATGTGCTTTATGGACT ACCATTGGACGACTCTGTATCCAAATGGCAATATAGGCTATCCGCAACGGATTCTGGCAACGATTCGGTCACGGAGACACTTGAGATCTCTGTCCAGCAGCATCGCGGTGTGCGCACTGTCAACCACGAGATAAGCATTACTGTGAAGATGAATGAGAAAAATATGCACAACATTGATTGGCAGCTAAAATTAATGCGCG ACGTGGCCTCAACATTGGGCGATGAAAACACTAACTGGATTGTTGTGCGGGAGATTCGTCCAATGCCGCAGGATCCGAATACGGCCACTTTTGTGTATTTTAACGAAACTTTCCCGACCAGCGAGTGCCCAGAAACAGAACTCAATAAGCTGGTGAAGCGCTTAGATGCTAGTCGTCTAAGTGATTTGGTTTATCCCACACTGAGTGTCAAGTCCATAACTGGACAGCTGATTGGTGCTTGCCAAAAGTCTCATATTATTAAGCCGAAACCCACGACTCATATAGCGACAAATGTACCGCCACTGCCCCGAAATCAAGTGGATCGAGTAAATGCTACTGTTGGCCATTTACTTGTTTTCAAAGTTCCGAGCGATACATTCTACGACCCGAACGATAATGAGCATCTGACGTTGACACTGAAAACAAAGGATCACAAGGAACTAAGTCCGCGACATTGGTTGCAGTTCGATTCGAAGAATCAAGAGTTCTATGGCATACCAAGAAGTGGTGATGCTGGTTCAGAGGAATACTTGTTGGTCGCCCAAGATGCTGGTGGGCTAAGCGCAACGGATGCGCTAGTCGTGGTAGTAAACCATGCACCCAAAAGAGAATTCAGCATCTACTTCAAAGCGTACCTGGCCATCCGGCATGAGCAGTTCAATGCTGATCTTCAGCGGAAATTTGTGGAGCGCATTTCTCAGTTGTTTGGTGATTCAACTACACAATATGTCCAAATACGATCGGTGACACCACACCTTGACTCAGATAGCACCATTGTTAGCTTCTACAACACGAGTTTGTACAAATCCCACAATCGTTGCCCTGAGGAGGAAATTGAAGCAGTTCGCAGTGTATATTTGGTCAAGGATCACATGGTTCGTGATCATGTCAAGAAGGTTCTTGGACCCGAATTAAATCTCACCAATATGCAAGCGTTACCATTAGGCTTATGTCACC CTCAAACTGACGATATACATCGCGGCCATGTACCTATGAAGCCCGATCAGCCAACTCTGAAATCCAGCTTCAGTGAAGAGTATATGTACACGATCATACTTCCGGCTGTGATTATAATTAGTATGATTATAATCGCTTTGCTTATTGCGTGTTGTCTGCATCGCCGCCGTCGTAAGAGTGGCAAAATGGAGCTGG GAGATGAGGAGGAGCGCAGATCCTTCCGTAAGAAAAATATTCCTGTTATTTTCCAAGATGAGTTGGACGAAAAACCTGAAATTGGCAACAAGAGCCCAATCATACTTAAGGACGAGAAGCCACCATTGTTGCCACCATCCTACAACACCTCCAATATGAATG GCGATAACGATGTAGATGAATATGTGCCACCGCCAGCTGTTGTAGTCGGAGGTCGCGAAGCGCGAGGGAAATCACCAGCTACGCCATCCTACCGGAAACCACCACCATATGTTTcgccataa